A genomic region of Methanobacterium sp. SMA-27 contains the following coding sequences:
- a CDS encoding F420-nonreducing hydrogenase yields the protein MAEKAKIATMWLAGCSGCHLSIADIHEAIIDVMGLADIEFMPVLMDVKYDEVPDDLDVIIIEGGIRNNENRELAEMLRKKAKFVIAYGVCAVYGGIPGLGNLHTVDELTQEAYVNSASTYNEEGIIPSEDIPHLESRVRPLSEAIDVDLSIPGCPTRSDVLAEALIALLTGEPVTLPTTNLCEVCPREKPPEGMAMDKIIRQFELGRPEKEMCLVPQGLVCMGPSTISLCGAECPSIGIQCRGCYGPTAKVTDQGAKMISAIGSDFGIDHDKTVDPEEVADQLDDIVGTFYTYTLPAALIPMKMQKEGK from the coding sequence ATGGCAGAAAAAGCTAAAATAGCGACCATGTGGTTGGCTGGATGTTCCGGTTGTCACCTGTCCATTGCAGATATACATGAAGCAATAATTGATGTGATGGGATTGGCAGACATAGAATTCATGCCCGTACTCATGGACGTTAAATACGATGAAGTTCCAGATGATCTGGATGTTATAATAATAGAAGGCGGAATCCGTAACAATGAAAACCGTGAACTTGCCGAAATGCTAAGAAAAAAAGCAAAATTCGTCATAGCATACGGTGTTTGCGCAGTATACGGAGGAATACCTGGACTCGGAAACTTACACACTGTTGACGAGCTCACCCAAGAAGCTTACGTAAATTCCGCCAGTACTTACAACGAAGAAGGTATAATACCAAGTGAAGATATACCACACCTCGAAAGTAGGGTGAGACCACTTTCAGAAGCAATAGATGTGGATCTTTCCATACCTGGCTGCCCAACAAGATCCGATGTTCTTGCAGAAGCACTTATAGCTCTTTTAACAGGTGAACCGGTAACATTACCAACAACAAACCTATGTGAAGTATGTCCAAGAGAAAAGCCACCGGAAGGAATGGCAATGGACAAGATCATCAGGCAGTTCGAACTTGGAAGACCAGAAAAAGAAATGTGTCTGGTACCACAGGGACTTGTATGTATGGGTCCATCAACAATATCACTCTGCGGAGCAGAATGTCCATCAATAGGCATACAGTGTAGAGGATGCTACGGACCAACAGCAAAAGTAACTGACCAAGGTGCAAAAATGATAAGCGCTATAGGATCAGACTTCGGTATTGATCACGACAAAACTGTTGACCCTGAAGAAGTTGCTGACCAGTTAGATGATATTGTAGGTACGTTCTATACTTACACACTCCCAGCTGCATTAATACCAATGAAAATGCAAAAGGAGGGAAAATAA
- a CDS encoding hydrogenase iron-sulfur subunit translates to MAEDDVKIVMFCCNWCSYGGADTAGTARMQYPPNVRVIRVMCSGRIEPQFVFKAFREGADGVIVAGCHHGDCHYDAGNYKLDRRMRLIYKLADDLGIGRERIYHDWISASEGEKFAKTVDMMVTRIKGLGKSPLKEQLSVEA, encoded by the coding sequence ATGGCTGAGGATGATGTGAAGATCGTTATGTTTTGTTGTAACTGGTGCTCCTACGGTGGAGCTGACACCGCTGGTACTGCAAGGATGCAATATCCTCCAAACGTACGTGTAATAAGAGTTATGTGCTCAGGACGTATAGAACCACAGTTTGTTTTTAAAGCATTCCGTGAGGGAGCAGATGGTGTTATTGTAGCAGGATGTCACCACGGTGACTGTCACTACGACGCAGGAAACTACAAATTAGACAGAAGAATGAGATTGATTTACAAATTAGCAGATGACCTAGGAATTGGAAGAGAAAGAATTTACCACGACTGGATATCTGCATCAGAAGGAGAAAAATTCGCGAAAACCGTTGATATGATGGTAACCCGTATAAAGGGACTAGGTAAATCCCCACTCAAGGAACAACTATCAGTTGAAGCATAA
- a CDS encoding SufD family Fe-S cluster assembly protein — protein sequence MLRNTLERAEKAKKKKAALGSDVEIEEFEGEEAGEHEEVESLSDLSNKDQKSLLKVGVDPSGAGRAGSFLQIDQSKVCSNCQSEAIELMGLPQALEKYDWVKDYLWNAVPVDTDKYTARTALGEPGGYFIRSLPGTKEVLPVQACMFIGDEKVAQTAHNIIIAEENSELHIITGCSTGSDVQSAMHVGVSEFYLKKGAKITFTMVHNWAEQVEVRPRTGVILGDDTTYISNYILTSPVNTIQTYPTAYCQGENSKVVFQSILGGQKDSILDAGSRAILTGRNSSAEMITRAVSKDESQIYTRGHLAGKSPDVRGHLECMGLVLSDDSLIYSVPELEGSSTDLELSHEAAVGKIAEEEVLYLMSRGLTEDEAASMIVKGFLSMDIAGLPPELAAETKNMIDLSIQGM from the coding sequence ATGTTGCGGAATACACTAGAACGTGCTGAAAAGGCCAAAAAGAAGAAAGCTGCCCTTGGATCTGATGTTGAAATAGAAGAATTCGAAGGGGAAGAAGCAGGAGAACACGAAGAGGTTGAATCTTTAAGTGATCTTTCGAATAAAGATCAAAAATCTCTTCTAAAGGTTGGGGTTGATCCTTCTGGTGCAGGTAGGGCAGGTTCATTTTTACAAATTGACCAGTCTAAAGTATGCAGCAATTGTCAATCCGAAGCAATAGAACTTATGGGTTTACCACAGGCATTAGAAAAATATGATTGGGTTAAAGATTATTTATGGAACGCCGTACCTGTAGATACAGATAAATACACTGCACGAACTGCTTTAGGAGAGCCAGGAGGTTACTTTATAAGATCACTTCCAGGTACCAAGGAAGTGTTACCTGTACAGGCATGTATGTTTATTGGTGATGAAAAAGTTGCTCAAACAGCTCATAACATAATAATTGCCGAAGAAAATTCAGAACTTCATATCATTACGGGATGTTCAACTGGTAGTGATGTGCAGTCTGCTATGCATGTTGGTGTTTCTGAATTCTATTTGAAAAAAGGGGCTAAAATAACCTTTACAATGGTACATAACTGGGCAGAGCAGGTTGAAGTTAGACCTAGGACAGGAGTTATTCTAGGTGATGATACAACTTACATCAGTAATTATATACTCACCAGCCCTGTGAATACAATACAGACATATCCTACAGCATATTGTCAGGGAGAAAACTCCAAAGTAGTTTTCCAGTCAATATTGGGTGGTCAAAAGGATTCTATTCTTGATGCCGGTTCAAGGGCAATATTAACTGGTAGAAATTCTAGCGCTGAAATGATAACACGTGCAGTTTCCAAGGATGAATCCCAGATATACACAAGGGGTCATCTTGCAGGAAAATCTCCAGATGTTCGAGGGCATTTGGAATGTATGGGTTTGGTACTTTCAGATGATTCACTCATTTACTCTGTTCCAGAACTTGAGGGAAGTTCAACTGATCTTGAACTCTCTCATGAGGCAGCTGTTGGTAAAATTGCAGAAGAAGAGGTTCTTTATCTCATGTCTAGAGGACTCACAGAGGATGAAGCTGCTTCAATGATTGTGAAGGGATTCCTGAGTATGGATATTGCAGGATTACCACCAGAGTTAGCTGCTGAAACTAAGAATATGAT